The following are from one region of the Variovorax sp. V213 genome:
- a CDS encoding SDR family oxidoreductase, producing the protein MQKTALIVGAGDATGGAIARRFAREGFAACVTRRSLDKLQPLIAQIEADGGRGHAFACDARKEEEVVALVEQIESTVGPIEVMVFNIGANVPESILTETARKYFKVWEMACFSGFLNGREVGKRMVARELPKGGHRGTIIFTGATASLRGAANFGAFSGAKMALRALAQSMARELGPQGIHVAHVVVDGAIDTEFIRSNFPERYALKESDGILNPEHIADSYWMLHSQPRDAWTHELDLRPWSEKF; encoded by the coding sequence ACCGGCGGGGCCATTGCACGCCGCTTCGCGCGCGAGGGGTTCGCCGCCTGCGTCACGCGGCGCAGCCTCGACAAGCTGCAGCCGCTGATCGCGCAGATCGAGGCCGACGGCGGCCGCGGCCATGCCTTTGCCTGCGACGCGCGCAAGGAAGAAGAAGTGGTCGCGCTCGTCGAGCAGATCGAATCGACCGTGGGCCCGATCGAGGTGATGGTGTTCAACATCGGCGCCAACGTGCCCGAGAGCATCCTGACCGAGACCGCGCGCAAGTACTTCAAGGTGTGGGAGATGGCCTGCTTCTCGGGTTTTCTCAACGGGCGCGAAGTGGGAAAGCGCATGGTGGCGCGAGAACTGCCAAAGGGCGGGCATCGCGGCACGATCATCTTCACCGGCGCCACGGCATCTCTGCGCGGCGCGGCCAACTTCGGCGCCTTCTCGGGCGCGAAGATGGCACTGCGCGCATTGGCGCAGTCGATGGCGCGCGAGCTGGGCCCGCAGGGCATTCACGTGGCGCACGTGGTGGTCGACGGCGCCATCGACACCGAGTTCATCCGCAGCAACTTTCCCGAGCGCTACGCACTGAAGGAAAGCGACGGCATCCTGAACCCCGAGCACATTGCCGACAGCTACTGGATGCTGCATTCGCAGCCGCGCGACGCCTGGACGCACGAGCTGGACCTGCGTCCCTGGTCCGAGAAGTTCTGA